In the Euphorbia lathyris chromosome 5, ddEupLath1.1, whole genome shotgun sequence genome, one interval contains:
- the LOC136230690 gene encoding aluminum-activated malate transporter 7-like, translating to MAETSRSCFGLFFYWIMYLPNKLWGKVIEMSKMAKKLGKDDPRRIVHAFKVGLALTLVSLFYYFNPLYEGLGFNAIWAVLTVVVVFEFSVGATLGKAINRMWATVLGGGLGLGCHRIATLSGRTGEPILLATFVFIIAFVMTYTRFFPTMKRRYDYGLLIFILTFSLVSVSGYRDSQIIQTAHMRVSTIIIGSCSSVIVCICICPVWIGQDLHNLVLGNIEKLGVFLLGFGNEYFKESDEDGESDNDNKSFLENYKGVLTSKTTEENMANFAKWEPGHGKFKFFHPWKQYLKIGNLSRECAYKIETLYNNLHSEFKSSKEIRSKFSEACKIVSMESGKALEELGAATKKMQRSRKAREHIENAKTIAENVKSALKINEWEGASLVDIVQVGTVCLVLLEIIQSIEKIEEAINELANMADFDTLSPQHPHVLHSAIVQPIPNCADTIVITVRE from the exons ATGGCAGAGACTAGTAGAAGTTGTTTCGGTTTATTTTTCTATTGGATTATGTATTTACCAAACAAATTATGGGGTAAGGTTATTGAGATGAGTAAGATGGCAAAGAAACTTGGAAAAGATGATCCAAGAAGAATTGTTCATGCTTTTAAAGTAGGATTAGCTCTTACACTAGTTTCTCTGTTCTACTATTTTAATCCACTCTATGAAGGTTTGGGTTTCAATGCAATTTGGGCTGTTCTTACTGTTGTCGTTGTCTTTGAGTTTTCTGTTG GAGCTACACTTGGAAAAGCTATAAACAGAATGTGGGCAACAGTCTTAGGTGGAGGTCTAGGTTTGGGTTGTCACCGTATTGCAACCCTTTCTGGTCGCACTGGAGAGCCCATTTTGCTTGCAACCTTTGTCTTCATAATTG CTTTTGTGATGACATACACAAGGTTTTTTCCAACAATGAAAAGGAGGTATGATTATGGGCTTTTGATTTTCATATTAACCTTCTCTTTGGTATCTGTTTCCGGTTATAGAGACTCTCAAATTATCCAGACAGCACATATGCGAGTATCAACTATCATTATTGGTAGCTGTTCTTCTGTTATTGTTTGTATTTGTATTTGCCCTGTTTGGATTGGACAAGATCTTCACAATCTCGTTCTTGGAAACATTGAAAAACTTGGTGTTTTTCTTCTAG GATTTGGAAATGAGTACTTCAAAGAATCTGATGAAGATGGTGAATCTGATAATGATAACAAGTCATTCCTTGAAAATTATAAAGGTGTTCTCACTTCAAAGACCACGGAAGAGAATATG GCCAATTTTGCAAAATGGGAGCCAGGGCATGGCAAGTTCAAGTTCTTCCATCCATGGAAACAATATCTAAAAATTGGAAACCTATCAAGGGAATGTGCCTACAAGATTGAAACTCTTTACAACAACCTTCACTCGGAATTCAAG AGTTCAAAGGAGATACGAAGCAAATTCTCAGAGGCCTGcaaaattgttagtatggaAAGTGGGAAAGCCTTGGAAGAATTGGGAGCAGCAACAAAGAAGATGCAAAGATCAAGGAAAGCTCGTGAGCATATTGAAAACGCAAAAACAATAGCAGAAAATGTGAAGTCAGCTCTGAAGATAAACGAATGGGAAGGAGCATCTTTAGTAGATATAGTACAAGTAGGCACAGTTTGTTTGGTTCTATTGGAGATAATACAAAGCatagaaaaaattgaagaggcTATAAATGAACTAGCAAACATGGCTGATTTCGACACACTTTCGCCACAACACCCACATGTGCTTCACTCTGCAATAGTGCAACCAATTCCCAACTGTGCCGATACTATTGTGATCACTGTCAGGGAATAA